Proteins encoded together in one Benincasa hispida cultivar B227 chromosome 1, ASM972705v1, whole genome shotgun sequence window:
- the LOC120091135 gene encoding LOW QUALITY PROTEIN: guanylate kinase 3, chloroplastic (The sequence of the model RefSeq protein was modified relative to this genomic sequence to represent the inferred CDS: inserted 2 bases in 1 codon): MRAQAFHPVLQIFVPFSKPNSILQRFPFFPPMSRRFFGTSLSCSSMLHTKFHNPIPFPKFLNPICPKSKPIQSFPLTPPFFSSISHVGDARRPLFTTIPPPDKATDRXSLRSLEFSLSSLFSSDPLVPNSSPLVIVISGPSGVGKDAVINRLREVREGLHFVVTATSRPMRPGEVDGKDYYFVSKEEFLTMIESNELLEYALVYGDYKGIPKRQIREFMAKGYDIVLRVDIQGAETLRKILGNSAVFVFLMAESEVKLVERLIDRKTETKESLLVRVATAKEEIKHVKDFDYVVVNADGKLENTVKLVESIIDAEKARVWQRNAVV, translated from the exons ATGAGAGCCCAAGCATTTCATCCTGTGCTTCAAATTTTTGTTCCATTCTCGAAACCAAATTCCATTCTCCAGCGCTTCCCATTCTTCCCCCCCATGTCTCGCAGATTCTTCGGCACTTCTCTTTCCTGCTCTTCAATGCTCCACACAAAGTTCCACAACCCCATTCCATTTCCTAAGTTTCTCAACCCCATTTGCCCTAAATCCAAACCCATTCAATCATTCCCTCTAACCCCACCATTTTTCTCCTCCATTTCTCACGTGGGTGATGCTCGAAGACCACTCTTCACCACCATTCCGCCGCCCGACAAAGCGACCGATCG ATCGCTTCGGTCCCTTGAATTTTCGCTCAGTTCTTTGTTTAGCTCTGACCCATTGGTGCCGAATTCAAGCCCTTTGGTTATTGTGATCAGTGGCCCAAGTGGGGTGGGAAAGGACGCTGTGATTAATCGATTGAGAGAAGTCCGAGAAGGGCTTCATTTCGTTGTTACGGCGACGAGCCGACCAATGCGACCTGGTGAAGTCGATGGAAAAGACTATTATTTCGTCTCCAAGGAAGAGTTTCTCACCATGATCGAGAGCAACGAGCTTCTGGAATATGCGTTAGTGTATGGAGATTACAAGGGGATTCCCAAAAGGCAAATTCGGGAGTTTATGGCAAAAGGGTATGATATTGTGTTGAGAGTTGACATTCAAGGGGCTGAAACATTGAGGAAAATTCTTGGGAATTCTGctgtttttgtgtttttgatGGCGGAGAGTGAGGTTAAACTAGTGGAAAGATTGATCGATAGGAAGACTGAGACTAAAGAATCATTGTTGGTGAGAGTTGCAACGGCTAAAgaggaaatcaaacatgttaAGGATTTTGATTATGTGGTTGTGAATGCAGATGGGAAGTTGGAGAATACAGTTAAGCTTGTGGAATCCATTATTGATGCCGAGAAGGCAAGGGTCTGGCAGAGAAATGCTGTTGTTTAG